One segment of Terriglobales bacterium DNA contains the following:
- a CDS encoding PfkB family carbohydrate kinase, whose amino-acid sequence MAILAVGSIAFDDITTPFGSRQKLLGGSATYFSLAASYFTEVRVVGVVGEDFALEHEEILLNRGVRTEGIQRAPGKTFHWSGEYGDNLNEAKTRLTELNVFESFRPQIPAEYKESEYLFLANIDPVLQAGVRRQMDGARLVGGDTMNFWIQGKPKELAAILRLIDVLLINDGEAKLLAGDPNLPRAAHRILAKGPKALVIKHGEYGATIFFREGAWGIGRHPFRAPALPLDEVLDPTGAGDSFAGGFMGYIASQGEINREVLKRAMFYGGVMGSFAVERFGTERLRMLTRAEIDARFQLFRELTHLE is encoded by the coding sequence ATGGCCATCCTGGCGGTCGGCTCCATCGCCTTCGACGACATCACCACTCCCTTCGGCAGCAGGCAGAAGCTGCTGGGCGGCTCGGCCACCTACTTCTCCCTGGCTGCCAGCTACTTCACCGAGGTGCGGGTGGTGGGGGTGGTGGGCGAGGACTTCGCCCTGGAGCACGAGGAGATCCTGCTCAACCGCGGGGTGCGCACCGAGGGCATCCAGCGCGCCCCGGGCAAGACCTTCCACTGGTCGGGCGAGTACGGCGACAACCTCAACGAAGCCAAGACCCGCCTGACCGAGCTCAACGTCTTCGAGAGCTTCCGGCCGCAGATCCCGGCCGAGTACAAGGAATCGGAGTATCTCTTCCTGGCTAACATCGATCCCGTGCTGCAGGCCGGCGTGCGCCGACAGATGGACGGCGCCCGCCTGGTCGGCGGCGACACCATGAACTTCTGGATCCAGGGCAAGCCCAAAGAGCTGGCCGCCATCCTGCGCCTGATCGACGTCCTGCTCATCAACGACGGCGAAGCCAAGCTGCTGGCCGGCGATCCTAACCTGCCGCGCGCCGCCCACCGCATCCTGGCCAAGGGACCCAAGGCGCTGGTCATCAAGCACGGCGAGTACGGCGCCACCATCTTCTTCCGCGAGGGCGCCTGGGGCATCGGCCGCCATCCCTTCCGCGCTCCCGCCCTGCCCCTGGACGAGGTGCTCGATCCCACCGGCGCCGGCGATTCCTTCGCCGGAGGCTTCATGGGTTACATCGCTTCCCAGGGCGAGATCAACCGCGAGGTCCTGAAGCGCGCCATGTTCTACGGCGGGGTGATGGGCTCGTTCGCCGTGGAGCGCTTCGGCACCGAGCGCCTGCGCATGCTCACCCGCGCCGAGATCGACGCCCGCTTCCAGCTCTTCCGCGAACTCACCCACCTGGAATGA
- the mtnP gene encoding S-methyl-5'-thioadenosine phosphorylase: MPQAEIGIIGGSGLYAMPGLSKVREVRIKTPFGDPSDAYVLGALEGRQVAFLARHARGHRILPSELNFRANIYGFRKLGVTRILSVSAVGSLKEEHKPTDFVIPDQFFDRTSKRVSTFFGEGVVAHVAFADPVCAEVARALEQACRKVGVVGKRGGSYVCMEGPQFSTKAESNVYRSWGMDVIGMTNLQEAKLAREAEICYATVAMVTDYDCWHPGHESVTVEQVVAVLNQNADNAGKVIRAAVAALPKQRGCKCGSALATAILTQRDKIPARTRKKLALILGKYLRAAKGGK; encoded by the coding sequence TTGCCACAGGCAGAGATCGGCATCATCGGCGGCAGCGGCCTCTACGCCATGCCGGGGCTCAGCAAGGTCCGCGAGGTCAGGATCAAGACACCCTTCGGAGACCCCTCCGACGCCTACGTGCTGGGCGCGCTGGAAGGCCGCCAGGTCGCCTTCCTGGCGCGCCACGCCCGCGGCCACCGCATCCTGCCCAGCGAACTCAACTTCCGCGCCAACATCTACGGCTTCCGCAAGCTGGGCGTGACCCGCATCCTCTCGGTCTCGGCGGTGGGCTCGCTCAAGGAAGAGCACAAGCCCACCGACTTCGTCATCCCCGACCAGTTCTTCGACCGCACCAGCAAGCGCGTCTCCACCTTCTTCGGCGAAGGCGTCGTCGCTCACGTGGCCTTCGCCGACCCCGTCTGCGCCGAGGTGGCGCGCGCCCTGGAACAGGCCTGCCGCAAGGTGGGTGTGGTGGGCAAGCGCGGCGGCAGCTACGTCTGCATGGAAGGGCCGCAGTTCTCCACCAAGGCGGAGTCCAACGTCTACCGCTCCTGGGGGATGGACGTGATCGGCATGACCAACCTGCAGGAAGCCAAGCTGGCGCGCGAGGCCGAGATCTGCTACGCCACCGTCGCCATGGTCACCGACTACGACTGCTGGCATCCCGGCCACGAGTCGGTCACGGTGGAGCAGGTCGTGGCCGTGCTCAACCAGAACGCCGACAACGCCGGCAAAGTGATCCGCGCCGCGGTCGCGGCCCTGCCCAAGCAGCGCGGCTGCAAGTGCGGCTCCGCGCTGGCTACCGCCATCCTCACCCAGCGCGATAAGATTCCCGCCCGCACCCGCAAGAAGCTGGCGCTCATCCTCGGCAAGTACCTGCGTGCGGCCAAGGGAGGCAAGTAA